The Hymenobacter sp. 5317J-9 genome has a window encoding:
- a CDS encoding LTA synthase family protein, which yields MFPSPAIRLLLRRFALLMGVYTLLRLGFYALNYTTFQSISGADVARAFVHGLRFDASALLWLNLLLVLPSLLVPVGARRGQQWLRALFVGLNFPGFLLNIIDWQYFKFIGRRLSNEWSTIGDDIAQQAGQIGLHYWYLAIPLTGLVWLLWRLCPMPTAAELVYRPGRRAWLPRVLEAVVIIGLVVLGLRGGWQLKPLRTGTAFELQPAVLGHLALNSTFTVLKTLDVAPVERVTYFASTDALRPALGAATLPVRPAPTTPDNVVILLVESFGSEYTGVENGGRGGYTPFFDSLATAPGALLMRDNYANGRRSIEALPAVLSGLPSLMDEPFITSSFQTAEMHGLGEILGRHGYTTAMYHAGTNGTMGFDMFAGIAGMQHYYGLNEYPGGAKSPDFDGHWGIFDEPYLQYFNRQLSATKQPFFATLFTLSAHDPFTVPAKYKGKFPTGTQPIHPTIAYTDVALRNFFRAARRQPWFAHTLFVLTADHTSQTDQPSYQNPLGYHKTPLLLLRPGQPLPPANPHRISQQADVPASVLDVLGLPQEQKSLLPFGSSVFDAASPGRALFRDGDSYYLVHSDFVTELTNTNTVRLYPYQTHYMPAQPVANPDPALVKKYGNELRACVQFYVNGLVDNRLYK from the coding sequence TTGTTTCCCTCTCCTGCCATCCGCCTGCTGCTGCGCCGCTTTGCCCTGCTCATGGGCGTGTACACGCTGCTGCGGCTGGGCTTTTACGCGCTGAACTACACCACGTTTCAGAGCATCAGCGGCGCCGACGTGGCACGGGCCTTCGTGCACGGGCTGCGGTTCGACGCTTCGGCGCTGCTGTGGCTGAACCTGCTGCTGGTGCTGCCCTCGCTGCTGGTGCCGGTGGGCGCGCGCCGGGGGCAGCAGTGGCTGCGCGCGCTGTTTGTGGGGCTGAACTTCCCGGGCTTCCTGCTCAATATTATTGACTGGCAGTATTTTAAGTTTATTGGGCGGCGGCTGAGCAACGAGTGGAGTACTATAGGCGACGACATTGCGCAGCAGGCCGGCCAGATTGGGCTGCACTACTGGTACCTGGCCATTCCGCTGACGGGGCTGGTGTGGCTGCTGTGGCGGCTGTGCCCCATGCCCACGGCCGCCGAGCTGGTGTATCGGCCCGGCCGCCGGGCCTGGCTGCCCCGCGTGCTGGAGGCCGTGGTAATTATCGGGCTGGTGGTGCTGGGGCTGCGCGGGGGCTGGCAATTGAAACCCCTGCGCACCGGCACGGCCTTCGAGCTGCAGCCGGCCGTGCTGGGCCATCTGGCGCTCAACAGCACGTTTACGGTGCTGAAAACGCTGGACGTGGCCCCGGTGGAACGAGTCACTTACTTTGCTTCGACGGATGCCCTGCGCCCGGCGCTGGGCGCGGCCACGCTGCCGGTACGCCCGGCCCCCACCACGCCCGACAACGTGGTGATTCTGCTGGTGGAAAGCTTTGGGTCGGAATATACTGGCGTTGAAAACGGGGGCCGCGGTGGCTACACGCCGTTTTTTGATTCGCTGGCCACGGCGCCCGGCGCGCTGCTCATGCGCGATAACTACGCCAACGGCCGGCGGTCTATCGAGGCCTTGCCGGCCGTGCTCTCGGGCCTGCCCTCGCTGATGGACGAGCCCTTCATTACCTCCAGCTTTCAGACGGCGGAGATGCACGGGCTGGGCGAAATCCTGGGTCGGCACGGCTACACCACGGCCATGTACCACGCCGGTACCAACGGCACCATGGGCTTTGATATGTTTGCCGGCATTGCGGGCATGCAGCATTACTACGGGCTGAATGAATACCCCGGCGGGGCCAAAAGTCCTGACTTCGACGGCCACTGGGGCATTTTCGATGAGCCCTACCTGCAGTACTTCAATCGGCAGCTGTCGGCCACGAAGCAGCCGTTTTTTGCCACGCTCTTCACCCTCAGCGCCCACGACCCCTTCACAGTGCCAGCCAAGTACAAGGGCAAATTTCCGACTGGCACCCAGCCCATTCACCCCACAATTGCCTACACCGATGTGGCGCTGCGCAACTTCTTCCGGGCGGCCCGGCGGCAGCCGTGGTTTGCGCACACGCTGTTTGTGCTCACGGCCGACCACACTTCCCAAACCGACCAGCCCAGCTACCAAAACCCGCTGGGCTACCACAAAACGCCGCTGCTGCTGCTGCGCCCCGGCCAGCCCCTGCCACCAGCCAACCCGCACCGCATCAGCCAGCAGGCCGACGTGCCAGCTTCGGTGCTCGACGTGCTGGGGCTGCCGCAGGAACAGAAGTCGCTGCTGCCGTTTGGCTCCTCGGTGTTCGACGCAGCCAGCCCCGGCCGGGCGCTATTCCGCGACGGCGACTCCTACTACCTCGTTCACTCCGATTTTGTGACCGAACTCACAAACACCAATACGGTGCGTCTCTACCCCTACCAAACCCATTACATGCCCGCGCAACCCGTAGCAAATCCGGACCCGGCGCTGGTGAAAAAATACGGCAACGAGCTGCGCGCCTGTGTACAATTCTATGTAAATGGGCTCGTGGACAACCGGCTGTATAAGTGA
- a CDS encoding type I restriction enzyme HsdR N-terminal domain-containing protein, which translates to MKKVPLEVMQALDLPPFEAKLTQSATNQPLIWDGLRRKHVVLTPEEWVRQHVVHYLTDHLGYPRGLLALERGLRYNQRQKRTDLLALNPEGQPLLLVECKAPSVPITQAVARQATTYNQTIGAPLLLLTNGLVHYCWRVDFAARTNVRLEEIPAFAEAVRG; encoded by the coding sequence TTGAAAAAGGTACCTTTGGAGGTGATGCAAGCCCTGGACCTGCCGCCTTTCGAGGCCAAACTTACACAATCGGCCACAAATCAGCCACTCATCTGGGACGGGCTGCGGCGCAAGCACGTCGTACTTACGCCGGAGGAGTGGGTGCGCCAGCACGTGGTGCATTACCTCACCGACCACCTCGGCTACCCGCGCGGCCTGCTGGCCCTGGAGCGCGGCCTGCGCTACAACCAGCGCCAAAAGCGCACCGACCTGCTGGCCCTCAACCCGGAAGGCCAGCCCCTGCTGCTGGTGGAATGCAAGGCGCCATCGGTGCCTATCACGCAGGCCGTGGCCCGGCAAGCCACTACTTACAACCAGACCATCGGCGCGCCGCTGCTGCTGCTCACCAACGGGCTGGTGCACTACTGCTGGCGCGTCGATTTTGCGGCGCGGACGAATGTGCGGCTGGAAGAGATTCCGGCGTTTGCGGAGGCGGTGCGGGGGTAA
- a CDS encoding AMP nucleosidase has translation MKTKEEIVNNWLPRYTGVPLNEFGQYILLTNFSNYVYMFAEQFGTEVRGLDKPMQTATAHGITIINFGMGSPMAATVMDLLSAIKPKAALFLGKCGGLKKTKLGDLVLPIAAIRGDGTSDDYLPKEIPALPSFRLQRAVSSMIKKHELDYYTGTVYTTNRRVWEHDQEFKEYLRRVRALAVDMETATIFVCGFMNDIPHGALLLVSDNPMTPEGVKTSESDSKVTANYVQQHLQIGIESLQELQFSGESVKHMRFE, from the coding sequence ATGAAGACCAAAGAAGAAATTGTCAATAACTGGCTGCCGCGCTACACCGGCGTGCCGCTGAACGAGTTTGGGCAGTACATCCTGCTCACCAACTTCAGCAACTACGTGTACATGTTTGCCGAGCAGTTTGGCACCGAAGTGCGCGGCCTCGACAAGCCCATGCAAACGGCCACGGCCCACGGCATCACCATCATCAATTTCGGCATGGGCTCGCCCATGGCCGCCACGGTGATGGATTTGCTCTCGGCCATCAAGCCCAAGGCGGCCCTGTTTCTGGGCAAGTGCGGCGGCCTGAAAAAGACCAAGCTCGGCGACCTGGTGCTGCCCATCGCGGCCATCCGCGGCGACGGTACTTCCGACGACTACCTGCCCAAGGAAATCCCGGCCCTGCCCTCCTTCCGGTTGCAGCGCGCCGTGAGCAGCATGATTAAAAAGCACGAGCTCGACTACTATACCGGCACCGTGTACACCACCAACCGCCGCGTGTGGGAGCACGACCAGGAGTTCAAGGAATACCTGCGCCGGGTGCGTGCCCTGGCCGTGGACATGGAAACGGCCACCATTTTCGTGTGCGGCTTCATGAACGACATTCCCCACGGCGCCCTGCTGCTGGTGAGCGACAACCCGATGACGCCCGAAGGCGTGAAGACCTCGGAATCGGACTCGAAAGTGACCGCCAACTACGTGCAGCAGCACCTGCAAATCGGCATCGAGTCGCTGCAGGAGCTGCAGTTCTCGGGCGAGTCGGTGAAGCACATGCGCTTCGAGTAG
- a CDS encoding amidohydrolase: protein MAHFSPSLLPKLAASLLALTLLSSCGARRETVDLLVTNATVYTVDSTFSKAEAFAVKDGKFVAVGPAAELKAKYQAAQEVDAKGRFIYPGFYDAHCHFYRYSLGLSYADLVGTTSWEDVLQRLQQHRQQHPQAAWLLGRGWDQNDWADKQFPTKDKLDQLFPDVPVALIRVDGHAALVNQKALDLAGVTARTPISGGTITRDAQGRLTGLLVDNAQRLVGKDIAEPSPAEAAQLLLQGQQNCLAVGLTSLADAGLDKADIDQMAALQRKGDLKLRLYAMLAPTPENRTYYLKNGPILTDQLTVSSFKVYADGALGSRGACLVQPYADRPKETGFLLSTEKEYRELAKELAASKFQMNTHAIGDSANRIILNIYGEALKGQKDRRWRIEHAQVITPADMPKFGQFGIVPSVQPTHATSDMYWAGERLGAERVKTAYAYKELLKQYGQLALGSDFPVEDINPLFGFHSAVARQDAKNYPKGGFQMENAISRQDAMRGMTTWAAHAAFEEKRKGQIRPGMLADFVVLNTDLLTEPNEQLRGAQVLQTWIGGAKVFERK from the coding sequence ATGGCCCACTTCTCCCCCTCGCTACTTCCTAAGCTCGCCGCGTCCCTGCTGGCCCTGACGCTGCTCAGCAGCTGCGGCGCCAGGCGCGAAACGGTGGACCTGCTGGTGACCAACGCCACCGTCTACACCGTCGACTCCACCTTTTCCAAGGCCGAAGCCTTCGCGGTGAAAGATGGCAAGTTTGTGGCCGTGGGCCCGGCTGCTGAGTTAAAAGCCAAGTACCAGGCGGCGCAGGAAGTGGACGCCAAAGGTCGGTTTATCTATCCGGGCTTCTACGACGCGCACTGCCACTTCTACCGCTACTCGCTGGGCCTGAGCTACGCTGATTTGGTGGGCACCACCTCCTGGGAAGATGTGCTGCAGCGGCTGCAGCAGCACCGCCAGCAGCACCCGCAAGCTGCCTGGCTGCTGGGCCGCGGCTGGGACCAGAACGACTGGGCCGACAAGCAGTTTCCGACCAAAGACAAGCTCGACCAGCTGTTTCCCGACGTGCCGGTGGCGCTCATCCGGGTCGACGGGCACGCGGCGCTGGTCAACCAAAAAGCTCTGGACCTGGCCGGCGTTACGGCCCGCACGCCCATCAGCGGCGGTACCATCACGCGCGACGCACAAGGCCGCCTCACCGGTCTGCTCGTCGACAACGCCCAGCGCCTGGTAGGCAAGGACATTGCCGAGCCTTCGCCGGCCGAAGCTGCCCAGCTGCTGCTGCAGGGCCAGCAAAACTGCCTGGCCGTGGGCCTCACCAGCCTCGCCGACGCCGGCCTCGATAAGGCCGATATCGACCAGATGGCGGCTTTGCAACGGAAAGGCGACTTGAAGCTGCGCCTCTACGCCATGCTGGCCCCTACGCCCGAAAACCGTACTTATTACCTCAAAAACGGCCCCATCTTGACCGACCAACTCACCGTCAGCTCGTTCAAAGTGTACGCCGACGGCGCCCTGGGCTCGCGCGGGGCCTGCTTGGTGCAGCCCTACGCCGACCGACCCAAGGAAACCGGCTTCCTGCTCTCCACCGAAAAGGAATACCGGGAGCTGGCCAAAGAGCTGGCCGCGTCGAAGTTTCAGATGAACACCCACGCCATTGGCGACTCGGCCAACCGCATCATCCTCAACATCTACGGCGAGGCGCTGAAGGGCCAGAAGGACCGCCGCTGGCGCATCGAGCACGCCCAGGTCATCACCCCGGCCGACATGCCCAAGTTCGGGCAGTTTGGCATCGTGCCCTCGGTGCAGCCCACCCACGCCACCTCCGACATGTACTGGGCCGGCGAACGCCTGGGCGCCGAGCGCGTGAAAACCGCCTACGCCTACAAAGAATTGCTGAAACAGTACGGCCAGCTGGCCCTGGGCTCCGACTTTCCGGTCGAAGACATCAACCCGCTGTTCGGCTTCCACTCGGCCGTGGCCCGGCAAGACGCCAAGAACTATCCCAAAGGAGGTTTTCAGATGGAAAACGCCATTTCGCGGCAGGACGCCATGCGTGGCATGACCACCTGGGCCGCCCACGCCGCTTTCGAAGAAAAGCGCAAAGGCCAGATTCGGCCCGGCATGCTGGCCGATTTCGTGGTGCTCAACACCGACCTGCTGACCGAGCCAAACGAGCAGCTGCGCGGCGCCCAAGTGCTGCAGACCTGGATTGGCGGCGCAAAGGTGTTTGAGCGGAAATAG
- a CDS encoding DinB family protein has product MYTSSIQKNILAELNHELAQTRKTLERVPFEQADYKPHPKSMSLWQLATHVVNLLAFNTLFVTHDSRDFLDPNAPKPGPTPTSLEELLARFDEYSATLKRELEQSDDEKLTQNFKLHRGEHVVFDYPKATAIRIMGLNHSIHHRGQLTVYMRLLDIPVPGLYGPSADDK; this is encoded by the coding sequence ATGTACACCTCTTCCATCCAGAAAAACATTCTGGCCGAGCTCAACCATGAGCTGGCCCAAACCCGCAAAACCCTCGAACGGGTACCCTTTGAGCAAGCCGACTACAAGCCGCACCCCAAGAGCATGAGCCTGTGGCAGCTGGCCACTCACGTGGTCAACCTGCTTGCGTTTAACACCCTGTTCGTCACTCACGACTCGCGCGACTTCCTCGACCCAAACGCGCCCAAGCCCGGTCCCACGCCCACCAGCCTCGAAGAACTGCTGGCCCGTTTCGACGAGTACAGCGCCACCCTGAAACGGGAGCTTGAGCAAAGTGACGACGAAAAGCTGACGCAAAACTTCAAGCTACACCGCGGCGAGCACGTGGTATTCGACTACCCGAAAGCCACCGCCATTCGCATCATGGGCCTTAACCACAGCATCCATCACCGCGGCCAACTCACGGTGTACATGCGCCTGCTTGATATTCCGGTGCCCGGCCTCTACGGCCCCAGCGCCGACGATAAGTAA
- a CDS encoding MFS transporter, translated as MTPTPTPIAAPGIEKDNKRITTGWTFYDWANSVYPLVITSSIFPIYWGSITKAINPTDMVDFLGFQVPGSSLLTYAISFAFLLIALVSPFLTSLADYSGRKKLFLQIFCYLGALSCAALYFFTEDNLTLSTFIFVAATVGFSGSIVFYNSYLPDISSEEKFDSLSARGFSMGYIGSVLLLVICLGIIMGPHIAGGPEGVALFGMSTGKATRLSFLLTGLWWVGFAQIPFFTLPPDAGRAADAPVSQDGWLLNGFRELGKVWDQLKQQPNLKRFLLAYFTYNMGVQTVMYVATIFGDKVLKLDSTSLIVTILLLQIVGILGAWLFAKLSDRIGNTRALSWAVFIWMLICIAGYFVQAGWSFYALAAVIGLTMGAVQSLSRSTYSKIIPENTPNSAAYFSFFDVVEKLGIVIGTLSFGLIGQITGSMRNSILSLIVFFILGLGFLLTLRGKKLREESLGPISLPGPPPASAAAEMSAPMAR; from the coding sequence ATGACCCCAACCCCGACGCCTATTGCCGCTCCCGGCATCGAGAAAGATAACAAGCGCATCACCACCGGCTGGACCTTCTACGACTGGGCCAACTCGGTGTACCCGCTGGTGATTACAAGCTCCATTTTTCCCATTTACTGGGGTAGCATCACCAAGGCCATCAACCCCACCGACATGGTTGATTTTCTGGGATTTCAGGTGCCGGGTTCGTCGCTGCTCACCTACGCCATCTCGTTCGCCTTCCTGCTCATTGCCCTGGTCAGCCCGTTTCTGACGTCGCTGGCCGACTACTCCGGGCGGAAGAAGCTGTTTCTGCAAATCTTCTGCTACCTCGGGGCCCTGAGCTGCGCGGCGCTGTACTTCTTCACCGAGGACAACCTCACGCTGAGCACGTTCATTTTCGTTGCGGCCACCGTGGGCTTCAGCGGCAGCATCGTGTTCTACAATTCCTACCTGCCCGACATCAGCTCCGAGGAGAAGTTTGATTCGCTGTCGGCGCGGGGCTTTTCCATGGGCTATATCGGCTCGGTGCTGCTGCTGGTTATTTGCCTGGGCATCATCATGGGGCCGCACATTGCGGGCGGGCCCGAGGGGGTGGCGCTGTTCGGCATGAGCACCGGCAAAGCCACGCGGCTCAGTTTTCTGCTCACCGGCCTGTGGTGGGTGGGGTTTGCCCAAATCCCGTTTTTCACCCTGCCGCCCGATGCCGGCCGTGCCGCCGACGCTCCGGTGAGCCAAGACGGCTGGCTGCTCAACGGCTTTCGCGAGCTGGGCAAGGTCTGGGACCAACTCAAGCAGCAGCCCAACCTCAAGCGCTTCCTGCTGGCTTATTTCACCTACAACATGGGCGTGCAAACGGTGATGTACGTGGCCACCATCTTCGGCGACAAGGTGCTGAAGCTCGACAGCACTTCGCTCATCGTGACCATTCTGCTGCTGCAGATTGTGGGCATCCTCGGGGCCTGGCTCTTCGCCAAACTCTCGGACCGCATCGGCAACACCCGCGCCCTGAGCTGGGCCGTGTTCATCTGGATGCTGATATGCATTGCGGGCTATTTCGTGCAGGCCGGCTGGAGCTTTTATGCGCTGGCGGCCGTGATTGGCCTCACCATGGGCGCCGTGCAAAGCCTCTCGCGCAGCACGTACTCCAAGATTATTCCCGAAAACACGCCCAACTCGGCCGCCTATTTCAGCTTTTTCGACGTGGTGGAAAAGCTGGGCATCGTCATCGGCACGCTCTCCTTTGGATTGATTGGGCAAATCACGGGCTCGATGCGGAACAGCATCCTCTCGCTCATTGTGTTCTTCATTCTGGGCCTGGGCTTTCTGCTGACGCTGCGTGGCAAGAAGTTGCGCGAAGAATCGTTGGGCCCCATTTCATTGCCGGGCCCACCGCCGGCCTCGGCTGCGGCCGAAATGAGTGCGCCCATGGCCCGGTAG
- a CDS encoding asparaginase, which translates to MPTLDLPLLPLPTRADASATDAPRLLIIYTGGTVGMALNRSGGLVPMKFGRLDRKMPELTRLPFRLELLSLPAPIDSSNVTPDDWLYLAQLIERHYAGFDGFVVLHGTDTMAYSAAALSYILEHLGKPVVFTGAQVPVGANRSDAQRNLITALEIAAARHPRGHTVRVPEVCVFFNDVLIRGTRAKKVESQQFAAFKSENYPPLARAGISLEFDDKSIRLLPGARLKVHETLETSVAVLRLFPGITEAVVSAILGIPGLKGCVLETYGSGNAPTAEWFLNCLADARRRGVWLLNVSQCEEGRVVQGKYETSARFTELGIVGGEDITTESAVTKLMFVLGLGLGEEPTRQLLMQDLRGEITP; encoded by the coding sequence ATGCCCACCCTCGACCTGCCGCTGCTCCCGCTGCCTACCCGCGCCGATGCCTCCGCCACGGATGCCCCGCGCCTGCTCATCATCTACACCGGCGGCACCGTGGGCATGGCCCTGAACCGCAGCGGCGGCCTGGTTCCCATGAAGTTCGGCCGCCTCGACCGCAAAATGCCCGAGCTCACGCGCCTGCCTTTTCGATTGGAGCTGCTGAGCCTGCCCGCGCCCATCGACAGCAGCAACGTGACGCCGGACGACTGGCTGTACCTGGCCCAGCTCATCGAGCGGCACTACGCCGGTTTCGACGGCTTTGTGGTGCTGCACGGCACCGACACCATGGCCTACTCGGCGGCGGCCCTGAGCTACATTCTGGAGCACCTGGGCAAGCCGGTGGTGTTTACCGGCGCGCAGGTGCCCGTGGGCGCCAATCGTTCCGACGCCCAGCGCAACCTCATCACGGCCCTTGAAATAGCGGCGGCGCGCCACCCGCGCGGCCACACCGTGCGGGTGCCCGAGGTGTGCGTGTTTTTCAACGACGTGCTCATCCGCGGCACGCGGGCCAAGAAGGTCGAGAGCCAGCAGTTTGCCGCCTTCAAGAGCGAGAACTACCCGCCACTGGCCCGGGCCGGCATTAGCCTGGAGTTCGACGACAAAAGCATTCGCCTATTGCCCGGCGCCCGCCTCAAAGTGCACGAAACCCTCGAAACCTCCGTAGCCGTGCTGCGGCTCTTCCCGGGTATCACCGAGGCGGTGGTGTCGGCCATTCTGGGCATTCCGGGCCTGAAGGGCTGCGTGCTCGAAACCTACGGCTCGGGCAACGCGCCCACGGCTGAGTGGTTTCTGAACTGCCTGGCCGACGCCCGTCGGCGCGGCGTGTGGCTGCTGAACGTGAGCCAGTGCGAGGAAGGCCGCGTGGTGCAGGGAAAGTACGAAACCAGCGCCCGCTTCACGGAACTAGGCATTGTGGGCGGCGAGGACATCACCACCGAGTCGGCCGTGACCAAGCTCATGTTCGTGCTCGGCCTCGGGCTGGGGGAGGAACCCACCCGCCAGCTGCTGATGCAGGACTTACGGGGCGAAATCACGCCGTAG
- a CDS encoding malate:quinone oxidoreductase — MAWVFLPSVAMTPAASNPDKPVTDVIVIGAGIMSATLCVLLKALDPSLTIAGYERLDAVAAESSDAWNNAGTGHSAFCELNYTPERPDGSIDISKADKIAEQFELSKQFWSSLALENVLPDPKSFIRTIPHMSFVWGAANVDYLRKRHAALLHSPLFQGMEFSEDPAQIAQWIPLVMEGRDPGVPVAATRMPIGTDVNFGALTRALSNYVKGLPGVDFNLGHEVEDFRRKDDGIWRLKVRNLATDQSRIVRARFVFIGAGGGSLPLLEKSGIPEANGFGGFPVSGQWLKCRNPAVIARHEAKVYGKPAVGSPPMSMPHLDSRQINGQKELLFGPYAGFSTKFLKKGSYTDLFRSIELGNIRPLLYAGARNLGLTKYLIGQVLQSPEDRTAALREYYPTANPADWQLEVAGQRVQVIKKDKKQGGVLEFGTEMVTSADGSIAALLGASPGASTAVAIMLELVQKCFPQRAVTPEWQARFRELVPSFGKKLADDPSLTAQVRERSREALKLDA, encoded by the coding sequence ATTGCGTGGGTCTTTCTTCCATCCGTTGCTATGACCCCAGCTGCATCCAACCCCGACAAGCCCGTCACCGACGTCATCGTCATCGGCGCGGGCATTATGAGCGCCACCCTCTGCGTGCTGCTCAAAGCCCTCGACCCCAGCCTTACCATTGCCGGCTACGAGCGCCTCGACGCCGTGGCCGCCGAAAGCTCCGACGCCTGGAACAACGCCGGCACCGGCCACTCGGCCTTCTGCGAGCTCAACTACACCCCCGAGCGGCCCGACGGCTCCATCGACATCAGCAAGGCCGATAAGATTGCCGAGCAGTTTGAGCTGAGCAAGCAGTTCTGGTCGTCGCTGGCGCTGGAAAACGTGCTGCCCGACCCCAAATCCTTCATTCGCACCATTCCGCACATGAGCTTTGTGTGGGGCGCCGCCAACGTGGACTACCTGCGCAAGCGCCACGCCGCGCTGCTGCACTCGCCCCTGTTTCAGGGCATGGAATTCAGCGAAGACCCGGCTCAGATTGCCCAATGGATACCGCTGGTGATGGAAGGCCGCGACCCCGGCGTGCCCGTAGCCGCCACCCGCATGCCCATCGGCACCGACGTGAACTTTGGCGCCCTCACCCGCGCCCTGTCAAACTACGTGAAAGGCCTGCCGGGTGTCGATTTCAACCTGGGCCACGAAGTGGAAGATTTCCGCCGCAAAGACGACGGCATCTGGCGCCTGAAGGTGCGCAACCTGGCCACCGACCAAAGCCGCATCGTGCGGGCGCGCTTCGTGTTCATCGGGGCCGGGGGCGGCTCGCTGCCGCTGCTCGAAAAATCGGGGATTCCCGAGGCCAACGGCTTCGGCGGTTTCCCGGTGAGCGGGCAGTGGCTGAAGTGCCGCAACCCCGCCGTAATTGCCCGGCACGAGGCCAAAGTGTACGGCAAGCCGGCCGTGGGCTCGCCGCCCATGTCGATGCCCCACCTCGACTCGCGCCAGATAAACGGGCAGAAAGAGCTGCTGTTCGGGCCCTACGCGGGCTTCAGCACCAAGTTTTTGAAGAAGGGCTCCTACACCGACTTGTTCCGCTCCATCGAGCTGGGCAACATCCGCCCGCTGCTCTACGCCGGCGCCCGCAACCTGGGCCTGACCAAATACCTCATTGGCCAGGTGTTGCAGTCGCCGGAAGACCGCACCGCTGCCCTGCGCGAGTACTACCCCACCGCCAACCCCGCCGACTGGCAGCTGGAAGTGGCCGGCCAGCGCGTGCAGGTCATCAAGAAAGACAAAAAGCAAGGCGGCGTGCTCGAATTCGGCACCGAAATGGTGACTTCGGCCGATGGCTCCATTGCGGCGCTGTTGGGGGCCTCGCCGGGCGCCAGCACCGCCGTGGCCATCATGCTGGAGCTGGTGCAGAAATGCTTTCCCCAGCGGGCGGTTACGCCCGAATGGCAAGCGCGCTTCCGCGAGCTGGTGCCTTCGTTTGGCAAAAAACTGGCCGACGACCCCAGCCTCACGGCGCAGGTGCGGGAGCGCAGCCGCGAGGCGCTGAAGCTGGACGCCTGA
- a CDS encoding MarR family transcriptional regulator, producing the protein MKKLPDLAFNPLLRLDNQLCFSVYALSRLITKAYQPLLESLDVTYPQYLVLLLLWEHEELRVKQLGEKLLLDSGTLTPLLKRMEQGGWLARRRDARDERSVVVALTPAGQALQAKAQQIPVQLAEKMQLPPAEIDALRTQLRHLMTLLS; encoded by the coding sequence ATGAAAAAGCTCCCTGACCTTGCCTTTAACCCGCTGCTCAGACTGGACAACCAGCTGTGCTTTTCGGTGTATGCCCTTTCGCGGCTCATCACCAAGGCCTACCAGCCGCTGCTCGAAAGCCTGGACGTGACCTACCCGCAGTACCTGGTGCTGCTGCTGCTGTGGGAGCACGAAGAGCTGAGGGTGAAGCAGCTGGGCGAAAAACTGCTGCTCGATTCGGGCACGCTCACGCCCCTGCTCAAGCGCATGGAGCAAGGTGGCTGGCTGGCCCGGCGGCGCGACGCCCGCGACGAACGCTCCGTAGTGGTGGCCCTGACGCCCGCCGGACAAGCCCTGCAAGCCAAAGCCCAGCAAATTCCGGTGCAGCTGGCGGAGAAAATGCAGTTGCCGCCCGCCGAAATCGACGCCTTGCGAACGCAACTCCGCCACCTGATGACCCTGCTTTCTTAA
- a CDS encoding organic hydroperoxide resistance protein — protein sequence MSIQRLYTAKAKTTGGRDGRAISSDNVIDLPLSTPKEMGGPGKPNTTNPEQLFAAGYSACFDGALNLVARLNKTPITGSTVEADVSFGKDGDNFGLAVDLIVNIPNMDQKQAEELVAKAHQVCPYSRATRGNIEVTLTTMTNA from the coding sequence ATGAGCATCCAACGCCTGTACACCGCCAAAGCCAAAACCACCGGGGGCCGCGACGGCCGCGCCATCTCTTCCGACAATGTCATTGACCTGCCCCTGAGCACGCCCAAGGAAATGGGCGGCCCCGGCAAACCCAACACCACCAACCCCGAGCAGCTGTTTGCCGCCGGCTATTCGGCCTGCTTCGACGGCGCCCTAAACCTGGTGGCTCGCCTGAACAAAACGCCCATCACCGGCAGCACCGTGGAGGCCGACGTGAGCTTCGGCAAAGACGGCGACAACTTCGGCCTGGCCGTGGACCTGATTGTGAACATCCCCAACATGGACCAAAAGCAAGCGGAAGAACTGGTGGCCAAAGCCCACCAGGTGTGCCCCTACTCCCGCGCCACCCGCGGCAACATTGAGGTGACGCTGACCACGATGACCAACGCCTAA